In one Pseudomonas sp. SG20056 genomic region, the following are encoded:
- the fusA gene encoding elongation factor G, with amino-acid sequence MARTTPINRYRNIGIVAHVDAGKTTTTERVLFYTGKSHKMGEVHDGAATTDWMVQEQERGITITSAAITAFWKGSEKQYKDEHRFNVIDTPGHVDFTIEVERSLRVLDGAVVVFCGTSGVEPQSETVWRQANKYGVPRLVYVNKMDRAGADFLRVIGQIKQRLGHTPVPIQLAIGSEDNFQGQIDLINMQAVYWNDADKGMVPVRKDIPAELLEEAEKWRSNMVEAAAEANEELMNKYLEGEELTIAEIKSALRQRTIAGEIVLAVCGSSFKNKGVPLVLDAVIDFLPAPTDIPAIKGSNPDNEEEEMERHASDDEPFAALAFKIATDPFVGTLTFVRVYSGVLASGDGVINSVKGKKERVGRMVQMHANAREEIKEVRAGDIAALIGMKDVTTGETLCNADKPIILVRMDFPEPVISVAVEPKTKDDQEKMGIALGKLAQEDPSFRVKTDEETGQTIISGMGELHLDILVDRMRREFNVEANIGKPQVSYRERITKSCEIEGKFVRQSGGRGQFGHCWVRFAPADEGQEGLQFLNEVVGGVIPKEYIPAIQKGIEEQMKNGVVAGYPLIGLKATVFDGSYHDVDSNEMAFKVAASMATKQLAQKGGGELLEPIMAVEVVTPEDYMGDVMGDLNRRRGMILGMEDTISGKVIRAEVPLGEMFGYATDVRSMSQGRASYSMEFKKYNTAPSHIVESVTKKQG; translated from the coding sequence ATGGCTCGTACTACACCGATTAACCGGTACCGTAACATCGGTATCGTGGCTCACGTGGACGCGGGTAAAACCACGACCACCGAGCGTGTACTTTTCTATACCGGCAAAAGCCACAAGATGGGCGAGGTGCATGATGGCGCCGCGACCACCGACTGGATGGTGCAGGAGCAGGAGCGTGGTATCACCATTACTTCTGCTGCTATTACCGCCTTCTGGAAAGGTTCCGAGAAGCAGTACAAAGATGAGCACCGCTTCAACGTAATCGATACCCCCGGCCACGTTGACTTCACTATTGAAGTAGAGCGTTCGCTGCGTGTGCTCGACGGCGCTGTCGTTGTGTTCTGCGGTACTTCGGGCGTTGAGCCTCAGTCGGAAACCGTATGGCGTCAGGCCAACAAATACGGCGTTCCACGTCTTGTTTACGTCAACAAGATGGACCGTGCCGGTGCTGACTTCCTGCGCGTGATCGGTCAGATCAAGCAGCGTCTGGGTCACACTCCGGTGCCGATTCAGTTGGCTATCGGCTCTGAAGACAACTTCCAGGGTCAGATTGATCTGATCAACATGCAAGCTGTCTACTGGAACGATGCTGACAAAGGCATGGTTCCAGTGCGCAAGGACATTCCGGCAGAACTGCTGGAAGAGGCCGAGAAGTGGCGCAGCAACATGGTTGAAGCTGCGGCCGAAGCCAACGAAGAGCTGATGAACAAGTACCTGGAAGGCGAAGAGCTGACCATTGCTGAGATCAAGTCGGCCCTGCGTCAGCGTACTATTGCTGGCGAAATCGTTCTGGCAGTTTGCGGTTCTTCCTTCAAGAACAAGGGTGTTCCCCTGGTTCTCGACGCCGTTATCGACTTCCTGCCTGCTCCTACCGACATTCCTGCTATCAAGGGTTCCAACCCGGATAACGAGGAAGAGGAAATGGAGCGTCATGCAAGTGACGACGAGCCTTTCGCGGCGCTGGCGTTCAAGATCGCTACCGACCCATTCGTGGGTACCTTGACCTTCGTTCGCGTTTACTCGGGTGTATTGGCCTCCGGCGATGGCGTGATCAACTCGGTTAAAGGTAAGAAAGAGCGCGTGGGCCGTATGGTGCAAATGCACGCAAACGCTCGCGAAGAGATCAAGGAAGTACGCGCTGGTGACATCGCGGCCTTGATCGGCATGAAGGACGTCACCACTGGTGAGACTCTGTGCAACGCTGACAAGCCAATCATCCTGGTTCGCATGGACTTCCCGGAGCCGGTTATCTCGGTTGCCGTAGAGCCTAAGACCAAGGACGACCAGGAAAAAATGGGTATCGCACTGGGCAAGCTTGCTCAGGAAGACCCGTCTTTCCGCGTCAAAACTGATGAAGAGACTGGTCAGACGATCATCTCCGGTATGGGTGAGTTGCACCTGGACATCCTGGTCGACCGCATGCGCCGCGAGTTCAACGTCGAAGCCAACATCGGTAAGCCTCAGGTTTCTTATCGTGAGCGCATCACGAAGAGCTGTGAAATCGAAGGCAAGTTCGTTCGTCAGTCCGGTGGTCGTGGTCAGTTCGGTCACTGCTGGGTTCGCTTTGCACCTGCTGACGAAGGTCAGGAAGGTCTGCAGTTCCTGAACGAAGTTGTTGGTGGTGTGATTCCGAAGGAATACATCCCGGCGATCCAGAAGGGTATCGAAGAGCAGATGAAGAACGGCGTAGTTGCCGGTTATCCGCTGATCGGCCTGAAGGCTACCGTGTTCGATGGTTCCTACCACGACGTCGACTCCAACGAGATGGCGTTCAAGGTGGCTGCTTCCATGGCGACCAAGCAACTGGCCCAGAAGGGTGGTGGTGAGTTGCTCGAGCCGATCATGGCGGTAGAAGTTGTTACCCCAGAAGACTACATGGGTGATGTGATGGGCGACCTTAACCGTCGTCGCGGCATGATCCTGGGTATGGAAGACACGATCTCCGGCAAGGTGATTCGTGCTGAAGTTCCGCTGGGTGAGATGTTCGGTTATGCGACCGACGTCCGTTCCATGTCTCAGGGTCGCGCAAGCTACTCCATGGAATTCAAAAAATACAATACGGCTCCGTCGCACATCGTCGAGTCGGTAACCAAAAAACAAGGCTGA
- the rpsJ gene encoding 30S ribosomal protein S10: MQNQQIRIRLKAFDHRLIDQSTQEIVETAKRTGAQVRGPIPLPTRKERFTVLTSPHVNKDARDQFEIRTHKRVLDIVQPTDKTVDALMKLDLAAGVEVQISLG; encoded by the coding sequence ATGCAAAACCAACAAATCCGTATTCGGTTGAAGGCTTTTGACCATCGCCTGATCGATCAATCAACCCAGGAAATCGTGGAAACCGCGAAACGTACTGGTGCTCAGGTGCGTGGTCCTATTCCTCTGCCTACCCGCAAAGAGCGGTTCACCGTGCTGACCTCGCCACACGTCAATAAAGACGCGCGTGATCAGTTCGAGATCCGTACTCATAAGCGTGTTCTGGACATTGTCCAGCCAACGGATAAAACCGTTGACGCGCTGATGAAGCTTGATCTTGCGGCTGGTGTGGAAGTGCAGATCAGCCTCGGCTAA
- the rpoC gene encoding DNA-directed RNA polymerase subunit beta': MKDLLNLLKNQGQVEEFDAIRIGLASPEMIRSWSFGEVKKPETINYRTFKPERDGLFCAKIFGPVKDYECLCGKYKRLKHRGVICEKCGVEVALAKVRRERMAHIELASPVAHIWFLKSLPSRIGLLMDMTLRDIERVLYFESYVVIDPGMTTLEKGQLLNDEQYFEALEEFGDDFDARMGAEAVRELLHAIDLEHEIGRLREEIPQTNSETKIKKLSKRLKLMEAFLGSGNLPEWMVLTVLPVLPPDLRPLVPLDGGRFATSDLNDLYRRVINRNNRLKRLLDLSAPDIIVRNEKRMLQEAVDALLDNGRRGRAITGSNKRPLKSLADMIKGKQGRFRQNLLGKRVDYSGRSVITVGPTLRLHQCGLPKKMALELFKPFIFGKLEMRGLATTIKAAKKMVERELPEVWDVLAEVIREHPVLLNRAPTLHRLGIQAFEPVLIEGKAIQLHPLVCAAYNADFDGDQMAVHVPLTLEAQLEARALMMSTNNILSPANGEPIIVPSQDVVLGLYYMTREAINAKGEGRVFADLQEVDRVFRGGEASLHARVKVRINEVIKDRDGTITKNTRIVDTTVGRALLFQIVPDGLSYDVVNQSMKKKAISKLINQCYRTVGLKDTVIFADQLMYTGFAYSTISGVSIGVNDFVIPDEKARIIDAATEEVKEIESQYASGLVTQGEKYNKVIDLWSKANDEVSKAMMANLSKEKVVDREGKTVEQESFNSMYMMADSGARGSAAQIRQLAGMRGLMAKPDGSIIETPITANFREGLSVLQYFISTHGARKGLADTALKTANSGYLTRRLVDVAQDLVVTAIDCGTEHGLLMTPHIEGGDVVEPLGERVLGRVIARDVFKPGTEDVIVPAGTLVDEQWVEFIELNSIDEVIVRSPITCETRYGICAKCYGRDLARGHQINIGEAVGVIAAQSIGEPGTQLTMRTFHIGGAASRTSAADSVQVKNGGAVRLHNLKHVERLDGNLIAVSRSGELAIADEFGRERERYKLPYGAVISVKEGDKVDAGAIVAKWDPHTHPIVTEMKGTVTYVGMEEGITIKRQTDELTGLTNIEVLDPKDRPAAGKDIRPAVKMVGEDGKDLLLPGTDVPAQYFLPANALVGVANGAQVAVGDVIARIPQETSKTRDITGGLPRVADLFEARRPKEASILAEISGTIAFGKETKGKRRLVITPNDGSDPYEELIPKWRHLNVFEGEQVNKGEVISDGPSDPHDILRLLGVSALAKYIVNEIQDVYRLQGVKINDKHIETILRQMLRKVEVAESGDSSFIKGDQMELTAVLGENERLAAEDKFVAKYTRVLLGITKASLSTESFISAASFQETTRVLTEAAVTGKRDYLRGLKENVVVGRLIPAGTGLAYHSERKRKRDAAQPVRVSASEVEAALTEALNSSSN; this comes from the coding sequence TTGAAAGACCTACTGAATTTGCTGAAAAACCAGGGTCAAGTCGAAGAGTTCGATGCCATTCGCATCGGCCTTGCTTCGCCTGAGATGATCCGTTCGTGGTCGTTCGGTGAAGTTAAAAAACCGGAAACCATCAACTACCGTACGTTCAAGCCTGAGCGTGACGGCCTGTTCTGCGCCAAGATTTTTGGCCCGGTAAAGGATTACGAGTGCCTGTGCGGTAAGTACAAGCGCTTGAAGCATCGCGGCGTGATCTGCGAGAAGTGCGGCGTTGAAGTTGCACTGGCTAAGGTTCGTCGTGAGCGCATGGCGCACATCGAATTGGCTTCGCCGGTTGCCCACATCTGGTTCCTGAAATCGCTGCCGAGCCGTATCGGTTTGCTGATGGACATGACCCTGCGCGATATCGAGCGCGTTCTCTACTTCGAGAGCTATGTCGTTATCGACCCGGGCATGACCACCCTTGAAAAAGGCCAGCTGCTGAACGACGAGCAGTACTTCGAAGCCCTCGAAGAGTTCGGTGATGACTTCGACGCCCGCATGGGTGCTGAAGCCGTTCGCGAACTGCTGCACGCGATCGACCTGGAGCACGAGATTGGCCGTCTGCGCGAAGAAATTCCGCAAACCAACTCGGAAACCAAGATCAAGAAGCTGTCCAAGCGTCTGAAGCTGATGGAAGCTTTCCTCGGTTCGGGCAACCTGCCTGAGTGGATGGTGTTGACCGTTCTGCCGGTTCTGCCGCCAGATCTGCGTCCGCTTGTTCCGCTCGACGGTGGCCGTTTCGCGACTTCGGATCTCAACGATCTGTATCGCCGCGTGATCAACCGTAACAACCGTCTGAAGCGCCTGCTCGATCTGTCCGCACCGGACATCATCGTGCGCAACGAAAAGCGCATGCTGCAGGAAGCGGTCGATGCTCTGCTCGACAACGGCCGTCGCGGTCGCGCCATCACTGGCTCGAACAAGCGTCCGCTGAAATCCTTGGCTGACATGATCAAGGGTAAGCAAGGTCGTTTCCGTCAGAACCTGCTCGGTAAGCGCGTGGACTACTCCGGTCGTTCCGTTATTACCGTGGGCCCGACTCTGCGTCTGCATCAGTGCGGTCTGCCGAAGAAGATGGCGCTCGAGCTGTTCAAGCCGTTCATTTTCGGCAAGCTGGAAATGCGTGGTCTGGCGACCACCATCAAGGCCGCGAAGAAGATGGTCGAGCGCGAGCTGCCAGAGGTTTGGGACGTTCTCGCCGAAGTGATTCGCGAACACCCCGTGCTGCTCAACCGTGCACCAACCCTTCACCGTCTGGGCATCCAGGCGTTTGAACCGGTTCTGATCGAAGGTAAAGCGATTCAGCTGCACCCGCTGGTCTGCGCCGCGTACAACGCCGACTTCGACGGTGACCAGATGGCCGTGCACGTACCGCTGACGCTGGAAGCCCAGCTGGAAGCGCGCGCACTGATGATGTCGACCAACAACATCCTGTCGCCTGCCAACGGTGAGCCAATCATCGTTCCTTCGCAGGACGTGGTACTGGGTCTGTATTACATGACCCGCGAAGCGATCAACGCCAAGGGCGAAGGCCGCGTATTCGCTGACCTGCAGGAAGTTGACCGGGTTTTCCGTGGTGGCGAAGCCTCGTTGCATGCTCGCGTAAAAGTGCGCATCAACGAAGTGATCAAAGACCGCGACGGCACCATCACCAAGAACACCCGTATCGTCGACACCACTGTCGGCCGTGCGCTGCTGTTCCAAATCGTGCCGGACGGCCTGTCGTATGACGTGGTCAACCAGTCGATGAAGAAGAAGGCGATCTCCAAGCTGATCAACCAGTGCTACCGCACCGTTGGCTTGAAAGACACCGTGATCTTCGCTGACCAGCTGATGTACACCGGTTTCGCTTACTCGACCATCTCTGGTGTGTCGATCGGCGTGAACGACTTCGTTATCCCGGATGAGAAGGCGCGCATCATTGACGCCGCCACCGAGGAAGTTAAAGAGATCGAATCGCAGTATGCCTCCGGCCTGGTAACCCAGGGCGAGAAGTACAACAAGGTGATCGACCTCTGGTCCAAGGCCAACGACGAAGTGTCCAAAGCGATGATGGCCAATCTCTCGAAAGAGAAAGTGGTTGATCGCGAAGGCAAGACCGTTGAGCAAGAGTCGTTCAACTCGATGTACATGATGGCCGACTCCGGTGCGCGGGGTTCTGCTGCGCAGATCCGTCAGCTCGCTGGTATGCGTGGTCTGATGGCCAAGCCAGACGGCTCGATCATCGAAACGCCGATCACCGCGAACTTCCGCGAAGGTCTGTCGGTTCTGCAGTACTTCATCTCGACGCACGGTGCTCGTAAGGGTCTTGCGGATACCGCGTTGAAAACAGCTAACTCCGGTTACCTGACTCGTCGTCTGGTAGACGTAGCGCAAGATCTGGTGGTTACCGCGATCGATTGCGGCACCGAGCACGGCCTGCTGATGACGCCGCACATTGAAGGCGGTGACGTGGTTGAGCCGCTGGGTGAGCGTGTACTGGGTCGTGTAATCGCCCGTGACGTGTTTAAGCCGGGCACCGAGGACGTCATCGTTCCAGCCGGTACCCTGGTGGACGAGCAGTGGGTTGAATTCATCGAACTGAACAGTATCGATGAGGTGATCGTGCGTTCGCCGATCACTTGTGAAACCCGCTATGGCATCTGCGCCAAGTGCTACGGTCGCGACCTGGCACGTGGTCACCAGATCAACATTGGTGAAGCGGTCGGGGTTATTGCTGCCCAGTCGATCGGTGAGCCGGGTACCCAGCTGACCATGCGTACGTTCCACATCGGTGGTGCGGCCAGCCGGACCTCCGCTGCCGACAGCGTACAGGTGAAGAATGGCGGTGCGGTACGTCTGCACAACCTGAAGCACGTTGAGCGTCTCGACGGCAATCTGATCGCGGTATCGCGTTCCGGTGAGCTGGCGATTGCTGACGAGTTTGGTCGTGAGCGCGAGCGCTACAAGCTGCCGTACGGTGCCGTGATTTCCGTGAAGGAAGGCGACAAGGTCGACGCTGGCGCAATCGTCGCCAAGTGGGACCCGCACACCCACCCGATCGTTACCGAAATGAAAGGTACCGTGACCTACGTGGGCATGGAAGAAGGCATCACCATCAAGCGTCAGACGGACGAATTGACCGGTTTGACCAACATCGAAGTCCTCGATCCGAAAGATCGTCCGGCTGCCGGCAAGGACATCCGTCCTGCAGTGAAGATGGTTGGTGAAGATGGCAAGGATCTGCTGCTGCCAGGTACCGACGTGCCAGCTCAGTACTTCCTGCCGGCCAACGCCTTGGTAGGTGTGGCGAACGGTGCGCAGGTTGCGGTCGGTGATGTTATCGCCCGTATTCCTCAGGAAACCTCGAAGACCCGTGACATCACCGGTGGTCTGCCGCGCGTTGCCGATTTGTTCGAAGCGCGTCGTCCGAAAGAAGCCTCGATTCTGGCTGAAATCAGCGGCACCATCGCGTTCGGTAAAGAGACCAAGGGCAAGCGCCGTCTGGTCATTACCCCGAACGACGGTAGCGATCCGTACGAAGAGCTGATTCCGAAGTGGCGTCACCTGAACGTGTTCGAGGGTGAACAGGTCAACAAGGGTGAAGTTATCTCCGACGGTCCGAGCGACCCGCACGATATCCTGCGTTTGCTGGGTGTCAGCGCGCTGGCCAAGTACATCGTCAACGAGATCCAGGACGTGTACCGCCTGCAGGGCGTGAAGATCAACGACAAGCACATTGAAACCATCCTGCGCCAGATGCTGCGCAAGGTTGAGGTGGCTGAGTCGGGTGATTCCTCCTTCATCAAGGGCGACCAGATGGAGTTGACTGCGGTACTGGGTGAGAACGAGCGTCTGGCTGCAGAAGACAAGTTCGTCGCCAAGTACACTCGCGTTCTGCTGGGTATCACCAAGGCGTCGTTGTCCACCGAGTCGTTTATCTCGGCGGCTTCTTTCCAGGAAACCACTCGCGTTCTTACCGAGGCGGCGGTTACTGGCAAGCGCGACTACCTGCGTGGCCTGAAAGAAAACGTGGTTGTGGGTCGTCTGATCCCAGCCGGTACCGGTCTGGCTTATCACAGCGAGCGCAAGCGCAAGCGTGATGCGGCTCAGCCGGTACGTGTCAGCGCCAGTGAAGTGGAAGCCGCACTGACCGAAGCGCTGAACTCCAGCAGCAATTAA
- the tuf gene encoding elongation factor Tu, producing the protein MAKEKFERNKPHVNVGTIGHVDHGKTTLTAALTRVCSEVFGSAKVDFDKIDSAPEEKARGITINTAHVEYDSSVRHYAHVDCPGHADYVKNMITGAAQMDGAILVCSAADGPMPQTREHILLSRQVGVPYIVVFLNKADMVDDAELLELVEMEVRDLLSTYDFPGDDTPIIIGSALMALNGQDDNEMGTSAVKKLVETLDSYIPEPVRAIDKPFLMPIEDVFSISGRGTVVTGRIERGIVKIQEEIEIVGLRDTTKTTCTGVEMFRKLLDEGRAGENCGVLLRGTKRDDVERGQVLVKPGSVKPHTTFTAEVYVLSKEEGGRHTPFFKGYRPQFYFRTTDVTGNCELPEGVEMVMPGDNIQMTVTLIKTIAMEEGLRFAIREGGRTVGAGVVAKIIA; encoded by the coding sequence GTGGCTAAAGAAAAATTTGAACGTAACAAACCGCACGTCAACGTTGGCACTATCGGTCACGTTGACCACGGTAAAACCACTCTGACCGCTGCTCTGACCCGTGTCTGCTCCGAGGTATTCGGTTCGGCAAAGGTTGACTTCGACAAGATCGACAGCGCCCCAGAAGAAAAAGCTCGCGGTATCACCATCAACACCGCTCACGTTGAGTACGATTCGTCCGTGCGTCACTACGCACACGTTGACTGCCCAGGTCACGCTGACTACGTAAAAAACATGATCACCGGTGCTGCCCAGATGGACGGCGCTATCCTGGTTTGCTCGGCCGCTGATGGTCCGATGCCGCAAACTCGTGAGCACATCCTGCTGTCCCGTCAGGTAGGCGTTCCGTACATCGTTGTCTTCCTGAACAAGGCCGACATGGTTGACGACGCTGAGCTGCTGGAGCTGGTTGAAATGGAAGTGCGCGACCTGCTCAGCACGTACGATTTCCCAGGCGACGACACTCCGATCATCATCGGTTCCGCTCTGATGGCTCTGAACGGCCAAGACGACAACGAAATGGGCACCAGCGCTGTTAAGAAGCTGGTTGAAACTCTGGATAGCTACATCCCAGAGCCAGTTCGTGCAATCGACAAGCCGTTCCTGATGCCAATCGAAGACGTGTTCTCGATCTCCGGTCGTGGCACCGTGGTGACTGGCCGTATCGAGCGCGGTATCGTCAAGATCCAGGAAGAAATCGAGATCGTTGGTCTGCGTGACACCACCAAGACCACCTGTACTGGTGTTGAAATGTTCCGCAAACTGCTCGACGAAGGTCGTGCTGGCGAGAACTGCGGCGTTCTGCTGCGCGGCACCAAGCGTGACGACGTAGAGCGTGGCCAGGTTCTGGTCAAGCCAGGTTCGGTTAAGCCGCACACCACCTTCACTGCAGAAGTGTATGTGTTGAGCAAAGAGGAAGGCGGTCGTCACACTCCGTTCTTCAAAGGCTACCGTCCTCAGTTCTACTTCCGTACTACTGACGTAACTGGTAACTGCGAACTGCCGGAAGGCGTTGAGATGGTAATGCCAGGTGACAACATCCAGATGACTGTCACTCTGATCAAGACCATCGCAATGGAAGAAGGTCTGCGTTTCGCTATTCGTGAAGGCGGTCGTACCGTCGGCGCTGGCGTCGTAGCCAAAATCATCGCGTAA
- the rplD gene encoding 50S ribosomal protein L4, producing the protein MQLNVNGAQAIEVSEATFGGAYNETLVHQAVVAYMAGGRQGSKQQKTRSDVSGGGKRPWRQKGTGRARAGTTRGPIWRGGGVTFAARPQNHDQKLNKKMYRAAIRSILAELVRTDRLIVVEDFSVEAPKTKELLGKLNGMGLTDVLIVSDAIDENLYLAARNLPHVDVRDVQGSDPVSLIAYEKVLVTVSAVKKFEELLG; encoded by the coding sequence ATGCAATTAAATGTAAATGGCGCTCAAGCAATCGAAGTATCCGAAGCCACTTTTGGCGGCGCATACAACGAGACCCTGGTTCACCAAGCAGTTGTGGCCTACATGGCCGGCGGCCGTCAGGGCAGCAAGCAGCAGAAGACTCGTTCCGACGTATCCGGTGGCGGTAAGCGCCCATGGCGTCAGAAGGGTACCGGTCGTGCTCGTGCAGGTACCACTCGTGGTCCGATCTGGCGTGGCGGTGGTGTGACCTTCGCGGCTCGTCCGCAGAATCACGATCAAAAGCTGAACAAGAAGATGTATCGCGCGGCCATCCGTTCGATTCTTGCTGAGCTGGTTCGTACTGATCGTCTGATCGTCGTCGAAGACTTCAGCGTCGAAGCTCCGAAGACCAAAGAACTGTTGGGCAAGTTGAATGGCATGGGTCTGACCGATGTGCTGATCGTGTCCGATGCTATTGATGAGAATCTGTACCTGGCTGCGCGCAACCTGCCACACGTCGATGTTCGTGACGTGCAGGGTTCCGATCCGGTCAGTCTGATCGCGTACGAAAAGGTGCTGGTCACCGTTTCTGCCGTGAAGAAATTCGAGGAGCTGCTGGGATGA
- the rplC gene encoding 50S ribosomal protein L3, which yields MTIGVVGRKAGMTRIFTEEGVSIPVTVIEIEPNRVTQFKTEESDGYRAVQVTVGERRASRVSKAQAGHFAKANVAAGRTVMEFRLEEGEYQAGDLINAEIFQAGQLVDVTGQSKGKGFAGTIKRWNFRGQDNTHGNSVSHRVPGSIGQCQTPGRVFKGKKMSGHMGAERVTVQSLEVVRVDAERNLLLVKGAVPGATGGNLVVRPAAKARG from the coding sequence ATGACTATTGGTGTAGTCGGTCGAAAAGCGGGTATGACCCGTATTTTCACCGAAGAAGGTGTCTCCATTCCGGTTACGGTCATTGAGATCGAGCCGAATCGCGTCACTCAGTTCAAAACTGAAGAGTCCGATGGCTATCGTGCAGTGCAAGTCACTGTCGGCGAGCGTCGTGCTTCACGTGTCAGCAAGGCGCAAGCCGGTCACTTCGCTAAGGCGAATGTCGCGGCAGGTCGTACTGTTATGGAATTCCGTCTTGAAGAAGGCGAGTACCAGGCAGGTGATCTGATCAACGCTGAAATATTCCAAGCTGGTCAACTGGTGGATGTCACCGGTCAGTCCAAAGGTAAAGGCTTTGCCGGTACCATCAAGCGTTGGAACTTCCGCGGCCAAGACAACACTCACGGTAACTCCGTGTCCCACCGTGTTCCGGGTTCCATTGGCCAGTGCCAGACTCCGGGTCGCGTATTCAAGGGCAAAAAAATGTCCGGTCATATGGGCGCTGAGCGCGTGACCGTGCAGTCCCTGGAAGTAGTGCGGGTTGACGCTGAACGCAATCTGTTGCTGGTCAAGGGTGCTGTTCCTGGCGCTACTGGCGGCAACCTGGTTGTACGTCCAGCGGCCAAGGCTCGCGGTTAA
- the rpsL gene encoding 30S ribosomal protein S12 — protein MATINQLVRQPRKRIVEKSDVPALQNCPQRRGVCTRVYTTTPKKPNSALRKVCRVRLTNGFEVSSYIGGEGHNLQEHSVVLIRGGRVKDLPGVRYHTVRGSLDTSGVKDRKQGRSKYGTKRPK, from the coding sequence ATGGCAACTATCAACCAGCTGGTACGTCAGCCGCGTAAGCGTATCGTCGAGAAATCCGACGTGCCTGCGCTGCAGAACTGCCCGCAGCGTCGTGGTGTGTGCACTCGCGTGTATACCACTACGCCGAAAAAACCTAACTCGGCACTGCGTAAAGTATGTCGTGTACGCCTGACCAACGGTTTCGAGGTTTCCTCGTACATCGGCGGTGAAGGCCACAACCTGCAAGAGCACAGCGTCGTTCTGATTCGCGGCGGCCGTGTAAAAGACTTGCCAGGTGTGCGTTACCACACCGTGCGCGGTTCGCTGGATACTTCCGGCGTTAAAGACCGTAAGCAGGGTCGTTCGAAGTACGGTACCAAGCGTCCGAAGTAA
- the rplW gene encoding 50S ribosomal protein L23, whose amino-acid sequence MNQERVFKVLLGPHISEKATVLADKKSQFVFKVATDATKLEIKKAVESLFNVNVAAVNTVNVLGKTKRNARGLGKRNDWKKAIISLQPGQDLDFASSAE is encoded by the coding sequence ATGAACCAGGAACGCGTATTTAAAGTGCTGCTTGGCCCGCACATCTCCGAGAAGGCCACGGTTCTCGCTGACAAGAAAAGTCAGTTCGTTTTCAAGGTTGCAACCGATGCAACCAAGCTGGAAATCAAGAAGGCCGTCGAAAGCCTGTTCAACGTGAATGTTGCTGCTGTCAATACCGTGAATGTTCTCGGTAAGACCAAGCGCAATGCTCGCGGCCTGGGCAAGCGTAACGACTGGAAGAAAGCGATCATCTCGCTTCAGCCAGGCCAAGATCTCGATTTCGCCAGCAGTGCTGAGTAA
- the rpsG gene encoding 30S ribosomal protein S7, producing the protein MPRRRVAAKREVLDDPKYGSQILAKFMNHVMESGKKAVAERIVYGALDKVKERKNSDPLEIFEKALDAIAPLVEVKSRRVGGATYQVPVEVRPSRRNALAMRWLVDFARKRGEKSMALRLAGELLDAAEGKGAAVKKREDVHRMAEANKAFSHYRF; encoded by the coding sequence ATGCCAAGACGTCGTGTAGCAGCCAAGCGCGAAGTGCTTGACGATCCAAAATACGGAAGCCAAATCCTGGCCAAGTTCATGAACCACGTGATGGAAAGCGGCAAGAAAGCCGTTGCCGAGCGTATCGTTTATGGCGCCCTGGACAAGGTTAAAGAGCGTAAGAACAGCGATCCCCTGGAAATCTTCGAGAAAGCTCTCGACGCCATCGCTCCGCTGGTCGAAGTGAAGTCGCGCCGTGTAGGCGGTGCTACTTACCAGGTTCCGGTCGAAGTTCGTCCGTCCCGTCGTAACGCTCTTGCCATGCGTTGGCTGGTAGATTTCGCCCGTAAGCGTGGCGAGAAGTCTATGGCTCTGCGTTTGGCTGGTGAGTTGCTGGATGCCGCTGAAGGCAAAGGTGCTGCAGTTAAGAAGCGTGAAGACGTGCACCGTATGGCTGAAGCCAACAAGGCTTTCTCGCACTACCGCTTCTAA